In Silene latifolia isolate original U9 population chromosome X, ASM4854445v1, whole genome shotgun sequence, the following proteins share a genomic window:
- the LOC141620743 gene encoding uncharacterized protein LOC141620743, with product MAQINHEQKVECSEYVSENLTNLKKRLSENIDELWNEVVSVRSAMDQQFHEFEERLKEEKQKNQQLVLEVEQLWNLQFERIVSNNRSDQHEEQHTKCCQIIVVNGSLPMKFQSCLLEYLIGMKVFAADRPDGKCLNVVHPPSSCTFSLTCVNNSALSEVELLYNVISLGTFSTVAPEWMREDIMFSMKMCPIFFKKLSLVVKRQ from the exons ATGGCGCAAATTAACCATGAGCAGAAAGTCGAGTGCAGCGAATATGTTTCTG AGAATTTGACGAATTTAAAAAAGAGATTGTCTGAAAATATCGATGAATTATGGAATGAAGTAGTATCGGTGAG AAGTGCTATGGATCAACAATTTCACGAATTTGAGGAGCGTTTGAAGGAGGAAAAACAGAAAA ATCAACAACTTGTTTTAGAGGTGGAGCAATTATGGAACCTGCAATTTGAGAGGATTGTCTCTAACAATAGAAGTGACCAACATGAGGAGCAACAT ACAAAGTGTTGTCAGATTATCGTCGTGAATGGAAGTTTGCCCATGAAGTTCCAATCAT GTCTTCTCGAATATTTGATTGGCATGAAAGTCTTCGCTGCTGATCGACCTGATGGAAAGTGTCTGAATGTTGTTCATCCACCCAGCA GCTGTACATTCAGTTTGACATGCGTAAACAACTCTGCTCTTAGCGAAGTAGAGCTACTGTACAATGTTATCTCCTTGGGGACGTTTTCTACCGTGGCTCCAGAATGGATGAGGGAAGACATAATGTTTAGCATGAAAATGTGCCCTATTTTCTTCAAAAAGCTCTCTCTTGTTGTCAAGCGCCAATAG
- the LOC141618204 gene encoding pre-mRNA-splicing factor ATP-dependent RNA helicase DEAH7, whose translation MEKADIDSTMVTMEGEQSTAGGLYLPGKDRLVFKRPEKSRLGLDALALAKRGGLNVSGGFKVPGEGVTSFSASLVEEEKSVVTVVDEAGENAHKADKRRPNRRYRDAAAGEASEPESNVTREDEVTNKYDKHHSRESKYSSYDGNDTRRDSRSERVMGAGRHDGDSKEWSHDARQGRYEREFSSTRSEKEYNGGRYERHSSGGRYERDYSGEYGRKRTRHEGSRSTPGRSDWDDGRWEWEDTPRRDGRHTSSKRYQPSPSPMLVGASPDARLVSPWQTPRSGAYSSPWDHVAPSPVPIRASGSSVRSSNSRYGERSNQKRVAGDVSVNVGDIDGDRNSVALEHTEITDSMRMEMEYNSDRAWYDREEGSTIYDADSSSFYLGDDTTNQKKEVELAKRLVRRDGSLMSRAQSKKVSQMSADKQQWEDRQLLRSGAVRGTEVQTEIDNEEENKVILLVHDTKPPFLDGRVVYTKQAEPVMPIKDPTSDMAIISRKGSALVREIREKQSMNKSRQRFWELAGSKLGDILGVEKTAEQIDADKAEVGEDGEIDFKEDAKFAQHLKKDEGVSDFARTKTMSEQRQYLPIFSVRDELMQLIRENQVIVVVGETGSGKTTQLTQYLHEDGYTSYGIVGCTQPRRVAAMSVAKRVSEEMDTELGDKVGYAIRFEDVTGPNTKIKYMTDGVLLRETLKDSELEKYRVIVMDEAHERSLSTDVLFGILKKVVAQRRDFKLIVTSATLNADKFSSFFGGVPIFKIPGRTFPVNTLYSKTPCEDYVEGAVKQAMTIHITSPPGDILIFMTGQDEIEAACYALAERMEQLVTSTQKAVAKLLILPIYSQLPADLQAKIFQRAEDGARKCIVATNIAETSLTVDGIFYVIDTGYGKMKVYNPRMGMDALQVFPVSRAAADQRAGRAGRTGPGTCYRLYTESAYLNEMLPSPVPEIQRTNLGNVVLLLKSLKIENLLHFDFMDPPPQENILNSMYQLWVLGALNNVGNLTDLGWKMVEFPLDPPLAKMLLMGEQLDCLDEVLTVVSMLSVPTVFFRPKDREEESDAAREKFFVPESDHLTLLNVYQQWKINDYRGDWCGDHFLQVKALRKAREVRSQLLDILKQLKIKLTSSADWDVVRQAICSAYFHNSAKQKGIGEYVNTRNGIPCHLHPSSALYGLGYTPEYVVYHELLLTTKEYMQCVTAVEPQWLAELGPMFFSVKESDTSLLEHKKKQKEEKTAMEEEMENLRKEQAEDERRKKDKEREKRAKEFQKIVMPGRASTYLRPKKMGL comes from the exons ATGGAG AAAGCCGATATCGACAGCACGATGGTGACAATGGAAGGCGAGCAATCCACTGCTGGCGGATTGTATTTACCTGGAAAAGACCGTCTTGTTTTTAAACGCCCGGAGAAGTCCCGCCTTG GTTTAGATGCACTTGCTTTGGCCAAGCGGGGAGGATTAAACGTAAGTGGTGGTTTTAAAGTTCCTGGAGAGGGAGTTACTTCTTTTTCCGCTTCCCTTGTTGAGGAAGAGAAGTCTGTTGTGACCGTTGTTGATGAAGCTGGGGAGAATGCACATAAAGCTGATAAACGACGTCCGAATAGAAGATATCGTGATGCTGCTGCTGGCGAAGCTTCTGAGCCAG AAAGTAATGTAACTCGAGAAGATGAAGTTACTAATAAGTATGACAAGCATCATTCTCGAGAAAGTAAGTATTCAAGCTACGACGGGAATGACACTAGACGAGACTCTAGGAGTGAAAGAGTAATGGGAGCGGGTAGACATGATGGTGATAGCAAAGAGTGGAGTCATGATGCTAGACAAGGGCGGTATGAGAGGGAGTTTAGTAGCACGCGGTCCGAGAAAGAGTACAATGGTGGACGATATGAGAGACACTCAAGTGGAGGACGATATGAAAGAGACTATAGTGGTGAATATGGAAGAAAACGAACTAGACACGAAGGATCTAGGAGCACGCCCG GCAGATCAGACTGGGATGATGGGAGATGGGAATGGGAGGATACTCCACGCCGAGATGGTCGTCATACTTCTAGCAAGAGGTATCAGCCATCACCGTCTCCAATGTTGGTAGGGGCATCACCGGATGCTAGACTGGTTTCTCCTTGGCAAACTCCACGTTCTG GTGCTTATTCTTCCCCTTGGGATCATGTGGCCCCATCTCCTGTACCTATCCGTGCTTCTGGCTCCTCTGTACGATCTTCAAACTCTCGGTATGGAGAAAGGTCAAATCAGAAGAGAGTTGCGGGTGATGTTTCAGTAAACGTTGGG GATATTGATGGCGATAGGAATTCGGTGGCTTTGGAACATACTGAGATCACAGATAGTATGCGCATGGAGATGGAGTACAATTCAGATCGTGCATG GTATGACAGAGAGGAAGGAAGCACAATTTATGATGCTGACAGCTCATCATTTTATCTTGGTGATGACACTACAAACCAGAAGAAAGAAGTGGAATTGGCCAAACGACTG GTGAGGCGCGATGGAAGTTTAATGTCACGTGCTCAAAGCAAGAAGGTATCACAGATGAGTGCTGACAAGCAACAGTGGGAAGACAGGCAACTGTTAAGGTCAGGTGCTGTTCGAGGCACTGAAGTTCAAACTGAAATTGACAATGAAGAGGAAAACAAAGTCATTCTTTTAGTCCATG ATACAAAACCTCCTTTCTTGGATGGTAGAGTGGTTTACACTAAACAAGCAGAGCCTGTAATGCCTATAAAAGATCCAACATCAGACATGGCTATAATCTCACGTAAAGGGTCTGCATTAGTACGGGAAATTCGTGAAAAGCAGAGCATGAATAAGTCACGGCAACGCTTTTGGGAGCTTGCGGGGTCTAAACTTGGTGACATCCTAGGTGTTGAGAAGACAGCTGAGCAG ATTGATGCTGATAAAGCAGAAGTTGGTGAAGATGGGGAGATTGACTTTAAGGAAGATGCGAAGTTTGCACAGCATCTGAAGAAGGACGAAGGTGTAAGTGATTTTGCAAGGACAAAAACAATGTCGGAGCAGCGGCAATATCTTCCTATATTCTCCGTAAGAGACGAATTGATGCAG CTCATTCGTGAGAATCAAGTCATAGTCGTCGTTGGAGAAACTGGCTCAGGGAAGACCACGCAATTGACACAG TATTTGCATGAGGATGGCTACACTTCATATGGTATCGTTGGATGCACACAACCCAGACGTGTCGCTGCCATGAGTGTCGCAAAAAGGGTTAGTGAAGAGATGGATACTGAATTGGGTGATAAAGTTGGATATGCTATCCGCTTTGAAGATGTTACTGGACCTAACACCAAAATCAAG TACATGACTGATGGTGTGCTCCTACGTGAAACATTGAAAGATTCCGAGCTTGAGAAATACCG TGTCATTGTAATGGATGAAGCACATGAAAGGTCACTGAGCACAGATGTTCTATTTGGAATTTTGAAGAAGGTGGTAGCCCAACGTCGAGATTTCAAGCTCATTGTAACATCAGCAACTCTGAATGCTGACAAGTTCTCGAGTTTTTTTGGAGG TGTCCCTATTTTCAAAATTCCAGGGAGGACATTTCCTGTAAATACCCTGTACAGTAAAACACCTTGTGAGGATTATGTTGAAGGTGCGGTTAAACAGGCAATGACTATTCACATAACTTCACCTCCTGGTGATATCCTCATTTTTATGACCGGACAAGATGAGATTGAGGCAGCCTGCTATGCCCTTGCTGAGCGCATGGAACAACTAGTCACTTCTACTCAAAAGGCAGTTGCCAAACTTTTGATATTGCCTATATACTCCCAGTTGCCTGCCGATCTTCAAGCAAAAATCTTCCAGAGAGCTGAGGACGGAGCTCGGAAATGCATTGTGGCTACTAACATTGCGGAGACCTCTCTAACAGTGGATGGGATCTTTTATGTCATTGACACTGGTTATGGAAAAATGAAGGTCTACAACCCGAGAATGGGTATGGATGCCCTCCAAGTCTTCCCGGTAAGTCGGGCAGCTGCTGACCAACGTGCCGGACGAGCGGGGAGAACCGGCCCAGGTACCTGTTATAGACTCTATACCGAAAGTGCTTATCTAAATGAGATGCTTCCTAGTCCAGTGCCTGAGATACAGAGAACCAACCTTGGAAATGTGGTCTTACTTCTTAAATCGCTCAAGATCGAGAACCTGCTGCACTTTGATTTTATGGACCCACCTCCACAGGAGAACATTCTCAATTCAATGTACCAGCTTTGGGTGCTGGGTGCACTTAATAACGTTGGGAACTTAACGGACCTCGGCTGGAAAATGGTGGAATTCCCGTTAGACCCGCCCCTAGCAAAGATGCTCTTAATGGGTGAACAGCTGGATTGCCTCGACGAGGTGTTGACTGTCGTGTCCATGCTTTCGGTCCCAACCGTCTTTTTCCGCCCTAAAGACCGGGAAGAAGAGAGTGATGCCGCTCGGGAAAAATTCTTCGTCCCTGAGTCTGACCACTTGACTCTTCTTAATGTCTACCAACAATGGAAAATCAATGATTATAGGGGAGATTGGTGCGGTGACCATTTTCTCCAAGTGAAAGCTTTGCGCAAGGCTAGGGAGGTAAGATCTCAGCTTCTTGATATCCTCAAGCAGCTGAAAATAAAACTTACATCTTCTGCTGATTGGGATGTGGTTCGGCAAGCGATTTGCTCAGCCTATTTCCATAACTCCGCAAAGCAGAAGGGGATTGGGGAATATGTTAACACGAGGAACGGAATCCCGTGCCATTTGCACCCGAGTAGTGCTCTCTATGGGCTGGGTTACACACCGGAGTATGTGGTTTACCATGAGTTGCTTTTGACCACTAAAGAGTACATGCAATGTGTCACGGCCGTGGAGCCACAATGGCTGGCCGAGTTAGGGCCAATGTTTTTCTCAGTGAAGGAGTCCGACACGTCGTTGTTGGAGCATAAGAAGAAACAAAAGGAGGAGAAAACTGCCATGGAAGAAGAAATGGAGAATTTGAGGAAGGAACAAGCAGAAGACGAGAGAAGGAAAAAAGACAAGGAAAGAGAGAAACGGGCAAAAGAATTTCAGAAGATTGTTATGCCTGGTCGGGCCTCCACTTATTTGAGACCCAAGAAAATGGGGTTGTAA